Proteins encoded in a region of the Nevskiales bacterium genome:
- a CDS encoding NAD-dependent epimerase/dehydratase family protein, which yields MSRSILITGGQGFVGRALVDRFATLGHAVTCADILDTPFRQDVAFVKLDLRDRTAVVNACAGMDSIIHNASLVHTKHNRAEDVWAVNLGGTENILAACQAQAIPRLVYISSASAVYEGRDIENGDETLPYARISQAPYADSKIAAEKAVLEFSGRGATLACALRPHVVFGAGDRRFIPAIIEKAQQGRLKRAVGQRDKLSDFTYIDNLVDAVVAAEERLAPGSPVGGQAYFITNGEPMAFFDFVEKFLLELGYPPIRGTVPYWLAYAVAALAEGWDTLKGGTLNAENGLTRFAVRYMCTHHYFSIAKARRELEWTPRVSLEEGIRLTVRALAHAQAH from the coding sequence ATGAGCCGCAGCATCCTCATCACCGGCGGCCAGGGCTTCGTCGGCCGCGCGCTGGTCGACCGCTTCGCGACACTAGGCCATGCCGTCACTTGCGCGGACATCCTAGATACACCGTTTCGTCAGGATGTGGCCTTCGTCAAGCTGGACCTGCGTGACCGCACAGCCGTCGTCAATGCCTGTGCCGGCATGGACAGCATCATCCACAACGCCTCGCTGGTGCACACCAAGCACAACCGCGCGGAGGACGTCTGGGCCGTGAACCTGGGCGGCACCGAGAACATCCTCGCCGCCTGCCAGGCGCAGGCGATCCCGCGCCTGGTCTACATCAGCTCGGCCAGCGCGGTGTACGAGGGCCGCGACATCGAGAACGGTGACGAAACCCTGCCCTACGCGCGCATTTCCCAGGCGCCCTACGCCGACAGCAAGATTGCGGCCGAGAAGGCGGTGCTCGAATTCTCCGGCCGCGGCGCCACGCTGGCCTGCGCCCTCCGCCCGCACGTGGTGTTCGGCGCCGGCGACCGGCGCTTCATCCCCGCCATCATCGAGAAGGCGCAGCAGGGCAGACTCAAGCGCGCCGTCGGCCAGCGCGACAAGCTCTCGGATTTCACCTACATCGACAACCTGGTGGACGCGGTCGTTGCGGCGGAGGAACGGCTGGCGCCCGGTTCCCCGGTCGGCGGCCAGGCCTACTTCATCACCAATGGCGAGCCGATGGCGTTCTTCGACTTCGTCGAGAAATTCCTGCTCGAGCTCGGCTATCCGCCGATCCGCGGCACGGTGCCCTACTGGCTGGCCTACGCCGTGGCCGCGCTGGCCGAGGGCTGGGACACGCTCAAGGGCGGCACGCTCAACGCCGAGAACGGCCTCACCCGCTTCGCCGTGCGCTACATGTGCACCCACCATTACTTCAGCATCGCCAAGGCCCGGCGCGAGCTGGAGTGGACACCGAGGGTCAGCCTGGAGGAAGGTATCCGCCTGACGGTGCGCGCTCTGGCGCACGCGCAAGCCCACTGA
- a CDS encoding oxidoreductase — translation MARWTEQDIPDLSGKTALVTGANSGLGFATARALAARGAQVILGCRDARKAEGAMAAIRAEFPSARLEFLPGDLSSLDSVRAAAAQLKSRHRRLDIQINNAGVMTLPYTQTPDGFEMLFGTNFLGHFALTGLLLELTRATPGARIVTVTSLSERVGRLPLDDLNWERSCYSKRGAYARSKLANLVFALELDRRLRKAGFDVRSVAAHPGYSATNIVYGGGQGGASLTRSVWNLMATLGNALLAQSAARGALPQLYAATMPDVQSGEYIGPDGFIEFRGWPTRVQPSRRAQDPQLGAGLWARAEAMTGVRYL, via the coding sequence ATGGCACGATGGACCGAGCAGGACATTCCCGATCTTTCCGGCAAGACCGCGCTGGTCACCGGCGCCAACAGCGGACTGGGCTTCGCCACCGCCCGCGCGCTGGCGGCCCGCGGCGCGCAGGTCATCCTCGGCTGCCGTGACGCGCGCAAGGCGGAAGGCGCGATGGCCGCCATCCGCGCGGAGTTTCCGAGCGCGCGCCTGGAGTTCCTGCCCGGCGACCTCTCCAGCCTGGACTCGGTGCGCGCGGCCGCGGCGCAACTGAAATCCCGCCACCGCCGACTCGACATCCAGATCAACAACGCCGGCGTGATGACGCTGCCCTATACCCAAACGCCGGACGGCTTCGAGATGCTGTTCGGCACCAACTTCCTCGGCCACTTCGCGCTGACCGGCCTGCTGCTCGAGTTGACCCGCGCCACGCCGGGCGCGCGCATCGTCACCGTCACCAGCCTGTCCGAGCGCGTCGGCCGCCTGCCGCTGGACGACCTCAACTGGGAGCGCTCCTGCTATTCCAAGCGCGGCGCCTACGCACGCTCCAAGCTCGCCAACCTGGTGTTCGCCCTCGAACTGGATCGTCGCCTGCGCAAGGCCGGATTCGATGTGCGGAGCGTGGCCGCGCACCCGGGCTACTCCGCCACAAACATCGTCTATGGCGGCGGCCAGGGCGGAGCCTCGTTGACGCGCAGCGTCTGGAACCTGATGGCAACGCTCGGCAATGCGCTGCTGGCGCAATCGGCTGCGCGCGGCGCCCTGCCCCAGCTGTACGCCGCCACCATGCCGGACGTGCAGAGCGGGGAGTACATCGGGCCGGACGGCTTCATCGAGTTCCGCGGCTGGCCGACGCGCGTGCAGCCCAGCCGGCGCGCACAGGACCCGCAGCTCGGCGCCGGCCTGTGGGCGCGGGCCGAGGCGATGACCGGCGTGCGCTACCTTTGA
- a CDS encoding MFS transporter — protein sequence MSQRPQPVPTATRIFYGIGSVSEGVKDTAFNVFLLFYYNNVLGLSGTLVGLAIFIALCVDAVTDPLMGVISDNTRTRLGRRHPYMYFAALPVALSFALLFMPPAGLQGMALFGWLLGFAILLRVSLTFYAVPSNAMAAELSSDYDERTEIISIRFFFGWMAGLGAAIAGYLLYFNTRPDGSDGRLLPQSYADFGLVCALLAGTAILVCALGTQRAARLNPNRPDPRSHLWDDMRTVLRNPSFRALVVSAIFSAGAWGYIHAVGYYVNTYFWGLTGDQLGILTLGMVLSVMAAAILAPIIGSTWDKKTCAVWLAAFAIAFGPAPIVLRLVGWFPENGTRELMVLLFFHVVILVTALIAINILTASMVADLTDEGEQASGRRLEGAFTSIIVFMIKASSGIGALLAGVMLDLIRFPRQQQIADVAPETVQTLGSVYAPAVMLLYVVSLYFLSRYRLRRADHSRLLQDLAEARRARDAA from the coding sequence ATGTCCCAGCGCCCGCAGCCCGTACCGACCGCCACGCGCATCTTCTACGGCATCGGCTCGGTGTCGGAAGGCGTCAAGGACACAGCCTTCAACGTCTTCCTGCTGTTCTACTACAACAACGTGCTCGGGCTGTCGGGCACGCTGGTCGGGCTGGCGATCTTCATCGCGCTGTGCGTGGACGCCGTCACCGACCCGCTGATGGGCGTGATCTCGGACAACACGCGCACGCGCCTCGGCCGGCGCCATCCCTACATGTACTTCGCCGCGCTACCGGTGGCGCTGAGCTTCGCGCTGCTGTTCATGCCGCCCGCCGGGCTGCAGGGCATGGCGCTGTTCGGCTGGCTGCTGGGCTTCGCCATCCTGCTGCGCGTCAGCCTGACCTTCTACGCCGTGCCCAGCAACGCGATGGCGGCCGAGCTGAGCTCGGACTACGACGAGCGCACCGAGATCATCAGCATCCGCTTCTTCTTCGGCTGGATGGCGGGCCTGGGCGCCGCCATCGCCGGCTACCTGCTGTACTTCAACACCCGGCCCGACGGCAGCGATGGGCGCCTGCTGCCGCAGTCCTATGCCGACTTCGGGCTGGTCTGCGCACTGCTGGCGGGCACGGCCATTCTCGTCTGCGCCCTCGGCACGCAGCGGGCGGCACGCCTGAACCCGAACCGGCCCGATCCGCGTTCGCATCTGTGGGACGACATGCGCACGGTGCTGCGCAACCCCTCGTTCCGTGCGCTGGTGGTCAGCGCGATCTTTTCGGCCGGCGCCTGGGGCTACATCCATGCCGTGGGCTATTACGTCAACACCTACTTCTGGGGCCTGACCGGCGACCAGCTCGGCATCCTGACGCTGGGCATGGTGCTGTCGGTCATGGCGGCCGCAATCCTGGCCCCCATCATCGGCAGCACCTGGGACAAGAAGACCTGCGCGGTCTGGCTGGCGGCCTTCGCCATTGCCTTCGGCCCGGCGCCGATCGTGCTGCGACTGGTGGGCTGGTTTCCGGAGAACGGCACGCGCGAGCTGATGGTGCTGCTGTTCTTCCACGTGGTGATCCTGGTCACCGCGCTGATCGCCATCAACATCCTGACCGCATCCATGGTCGCCGACCTCACCGACGAGGGCGAGCAGGCCTCGGGCCGCCGGCTGGAAGGCGCTTTTACCTCGATCATCGTGTTCATGATCAAGGCCTCGTCCGGCATCGGCGCGCTCTTGGCCGGCGTGATGCTGGATCTGATCCGCTTCCCGCGCCAGCAGCAGATCGCGGACGTGGCGCCCGAGACCGTGCAGACCCTGGGCAGCGTCTATGCGCCGGCCGTCATGCTCCTGTACGTCGTCAGCCTGTACTTCCTGAGCCGCTACCGGCTGCGGCGCGCGGACCACAGCCGTCTCCTGCAGGACCTCGCCGAGGCCCGGCGCGCGCGCGACGCGGCTTGA
- a CDS encoding sterol desaturase family protein: MDTTFFLLWGAILAFDGLLMAGLTWAAHSEKYRKYRIRTPERDDIPPRRKTINTSLNNVMSLLIFVAYFYFLGEQTLYAGWPGVTRLLGETLGVLLLYDFMYYFYHRGMHVPKVMKYLHGVHHFVRHTTSDKSIYLHPGEAIGGLGLLILAIVILGPISTTAFLLVFFLHSSINIIVHSNLVFPHPAFRLFNFWAIRHDIHHHKVRYNYASIFPFWDQAFGTYQ, encoded by the coding sequence ATGGACACTACTTTCTTCCTCCTCTGGGGCGCCATCCTCGCCTTCGACGGGCTGCTGATGGCCGGGCTCACCTGGGCGGCGCACTCGGAGAAATACCGCAAGTACCGCATCCGCACGCCCGAGCGCGACGACATCCCGCCGCGGCGCAAGACCATCAACACCAGCCTGAACAACGTGATGTCGCTGCTAATCTTCGTCGCCTACTTCTATTTCCTCGGCGAGCAGACGCTGTACGCCGGCTGGCCGGGCGTAACCAGGCTGCTGGGCGAAACCCTGGGCGTGCTGCTGCTCTACGACTTCATGTACTACTTCTACCACCGCGGCATGCACGTCCCCAAGGTGATGAAGTACCTGCACGGTGTGCATCATTTCGTGCGCCACACCACCTCGGACAAGAGCATCTACCTGCACCCGGGCGAGGCCATCGGCGGGCTGGGCCTGCTGATTCTCGCCATCGTGATCCTTGGGCCCATCAGCACGACCGCGTTCCTCCTGGTGTTCTTCCTGCACTCGAGCATCAACATCATCGTGCACAGCAATCTGGTGTTCCCGCATCCAGCGTTCCGGCTGTTCAATTTCTGGGCCATCCGGCACGACATCCATCACCACAAGGTCCGGTACAACTACGCCTCGATCTTCCCGTTCTGGGACCAGGCCTTCGGCACGTACCAATGA
- a CDS encoding GIY-YIG nuclease family protein, whose protein sequence is MAAVTRSRWQVYIIECEGGSLYTGVTTDPKRRLAEHRAGGCRYTRARRGIRLLRSRRCRDKVEAYRYEWRLKRASRAQKLAWCKKDWEP, encoded by the coding sequence ATGGCCGCCGTGACGCGCAGCCGCTGGCAGGTTTACATCATCGAGTGCGAGGGCGGCTCGCTCTATACCGGCGTCACCACCGACCCGAAACGGCGCCTGGCCGAGCATCGCGCCGGCGGCTGCCGCTATACCCGCGCGCGGCGCGGCATCCGGCTGCTGCGCAGCCGGCGCTGCCGGGACAAGGTCGAGGCCTACCGCTACGAATGGCGGCTCAAGCGCGCGTCGCGCGCGCAGAAACTGGCCTGGTGCAAAAAAGACTGGGAACCTTGA